The proteins below come from a single Mycobacterium parmense genomic window:
- a CDS encoding LLM class flavin-dependent oxidoreductase codes for MSRFRVGLGTQPVNSRLSPTVLPRADVLTARAAGADSYWVGDHLNALFPRSIANPRYLGVSRIVPKIDAVLEPWTLLGHLASRNRFARLRLGLGVTDASRRNPAVTAQAAATLHLISRGRAILGIGVGEREGNEPYGVDWTKPVARFEEAIATIRALWNSNGDLVTRDSPYFPLRNAVFDLPPYRGKWPEIWIAAHGPRMLRATGRYADAWFPAMVLRPEDYARGLDAVRTAASDAGRDPAAITPAAWLFVVTGRSDGEIDDAMSSDAAKAFALNIPGEMWADHGVRHPLGEDFSGGQDLIPQTLDESTVRSYVKDVPLSLLKAATLTGTPRDVIDQAAEWRDHGLGYLVACNISVMQPSLWRSAASTAPFFQILRGLRKL; via the coding sequence ATGAGCAGATTTCGTGTTGGTCTCGGCACGCAGCCCGTCAATTCACGATTGTCCCCGACCGTCCTCCCTCGCGCCGACGTACTGACCGCCAGAGCCGCTGGCGCCGACTCCTACTGGGTGGGGGATCACCTGAACGCGCTGTTTCCACGGTCGATCGCGAATCCGCGCTATCTCGGTGTCTCCCGCATCGTTCCCAAGATCGATGCCGTGCTCGAACCGTGGACGCTGCTGGGCCACCTGGCCTCCCGCAACCGCTTCGCGCGTTTGCGGCTGGGATTGGGCGTCACCGACGCCAGCCGGCGCAACCCGGCGGTGACCGCGCAAGCCGCCGCCACGCTGCATCTGATTTCACGGGGGCGTGCCATCCTGGGTATCGGCGTCGGTGAGCGCGAGGGTAACGAGCCCTACGGCGTTGACTGGACCAAGCCGGTCGCGCGCTTCGAAGAAGCCATCGCCACGATCCGCGCCCTGTGGAACTCCAATGGTGATCTGGTCACCCGAGACTCGCCCTACTTTCCGCTGCGCAACGCGGTCTTCGATCTGCCGCCATACCGCGGTAAATGGCCTGAGATCTGGATCGCGGCCCACGGACCGCGGATGCTGCGAGCCACTGGGCGCTACGCCGACGCCTGGTTCCCCGCGATGGTATTGCGGCCGGAGGACTACGCGCGGGGCCTTGACGCAGTGAGGACAGCGGCGTCCGACGCCGGGCGCGACCCGGCCGCCATCACGCCGGCGGCGTGGCTGTTCGTCGTCACCGGCCGAAGCGACGGCGAAATCGACGACGCCATGAGTTCCGACGCGGCAAAAGCGTTCGCACTCAACATTCCCGGCGAGATGTGGGCCGACCACGGTGTCCGGCACCCGCTCGGGGAAGACTTCTCCGGCGGTCAGGACCTCATTCCGCAGACCCTGGACGAATCCACGGTGCGGTCCTACGTCAAGGACGTGCCGCTGTCGCTGCTGAAGGCGGCGACGCTGACCGGGACACCACGGGACGTCATCGATCAGGCGGCCGAGTGGCGCGACCACGGGCTGGGCTACCTGGTGGCCTGCAACATCAGCGTGATGCAGCCCAGCCTGTGGAGGAGCGCGGCATCGACCGCTCCGTTCTTCCAGATCCTGCGAGGGCTGCGGAAGCTATGA
- a CDS encoding aldehyde dehydrogenase family protein, with product MSSTVNIDPAVQSRSAVVIPVFNPSNEEQIAEVPDSDQAAVDAAVARARETFESGVWRKAPASHRANVLFRAARIIEERTEELAALEAQDNGMNTTAARHIIPVSVEMLKYYAGWVGKIHGESANLVSDGLLGTWETYHTFTQLEPVGVVGLIIPWNGPFFVAMLKVAPALAAGCSAVLKPAEETPLTALKLEEIFREAGLPDGVLNVITGYGETTGAALTAHPDVDKISFTGSTEVGRLIVKAAAGNLKRLTLELGGKSPLIMFDDANLDKAIMGAGMGLLAGSGQNCSCTSRMYVQRGIYDQVVEGLAGFAQMLPMGGSDDPDSVLGPLISDKQRKRVESIVQEGVSRGAQIVTGGKPMDRKGYFYEATIVTNTTPDMRLIKEEIFGPVGCVIPFDDEDEVIAAANDTHYGLAGSIWTENLSRAHRVVNELRAGQIWVNSSLAADPSMPISGHKQSGWGGERGRKGIEAYFNTKAVYIGL from the coding sequence GTGAGTAGCACCGTCAACATCGATCCCGCGGTTCAGAGCCGGAGCGCGGTGGTCATCCCGGTCTTCAACCCGTCCAACGAGGAGCAGATCGCAGAAGTCCCGGATTCCGACCAGGCAGCCGTCGACGCGGCGGTCGCCCGGGCACGCGAGACCTTCGAGTCGGGTGTGTGGCGCAAGGCGCCCGCGTCGCACCGTGCGAACGTGCTGTTTCGCGCCGCGCGCATCATCGAGGAGCGCACCGAGGAGCTTGCCGCGCTCGAGGCCCAGGACAACGGCATGAACACGACGGCCGCGCGGCACATCATCCCGGTGTCGGTGGAGATGCTGAAGTACTACGCGGGCTGGGTCGGCAAGATCCATGGCGAGTCGGCCAACCTCGTGTCCGACGGGCTGCTCGGCACCTGGGAGACCTACCACACCTTCACCCAGCTCGAGCCGGTCGGCGTGGTCGGCCTCATCATCCCGTGGAACGGGCCCTTCTTCGTCGCGATGCTCAAGGTCGCGCCCGCCCTCGCAGCGGGCTGCAGCGCCGTCCTCAAGCCCGCCGAGGAGACGCCACTGACCGCGCTGAAGCTCGAGGAGATCTTCCGTGAGGCGGGTCTGCCCGACGGCGTGCTGAATGTCATCACCGGCTACGGCGAGACCACGGGCGCAGCACTCACCGCGCATCCCGACGTCGACAAGATCTCGTTCACCGGATCGACGGAGGTCGGGCGGCTCATCGTCAAGGCCGCCGCGGGCAACCTCAAGCGCCTGACGCTCGAGCTCGGCGGCAAGTCGCCGCTGATCATGTTCGACGACGCCAACCTCGACAAGGCGATCATGGGGGCCGGCATGGGCCTGCTCGCCGGCTCAGGGCAGAACTGCTCCTGCACCTCCCGCATGTACGTCCAGCGCGGCATCTATGACCAGGTGGTCGAGGGCCTCGCCGGGTTCGCCCAGATGTTGCCGATGGGCGGCAGCGACGATCCCGATTCCGTGCTCGGGCCGCTGATCAGCGACAAGCAGCGCAAGCGCGTCGAGAGCATTGTGCAGGAGGGGGTTTCGCGCGGCGCGCAGATCGTCACCGGCGGCAAGCCGATGGACCGCAAGGGCTACTTCTACGAGGCGACGATCGTCACCAACACCACGCCCGATATGCGACTCATCAAGGAGGAGATCTTCGGGCCGGTCGGCTGCGTCATCCCCTTCGACGACGAGGACGAGGTGATCGCCGCCGCGAACGACACCCATTACGGCCTCGCCGGCTCCATCTGGACCGAGAACCTGTCCCGCGCCCATCGCGTCGTGAACGAGCTTCGTGCCGGCCAGATCTGGGTCAACTCGTCGCTGGCGGCGGACCCGTCGATGCCGATCAGCGGACACAAGCAGTCGGGCTGGGGCGGCGAGCGCGGCCGCAAGGGCATCGAGGCCTACTTCAACACCAAGGCCGTCTACATCGGCCTATGA
- a CDS encoding DUF732 domain-containing protein: MSTGIARFAGITGHAGVLGTALTVLTCAAILRGGVAVADPDEDAHFLALLDREGIPALRGVPSLIHGAHETCSKLDAGMSAPGLVDAMVNGAYSVDPPERQYDPGRLARTEARFITAAVEAYCPYDRDKIASLVTGGPAGWNENGTPSRSRRVVLASLAVPVPAGEAPQPDPPELPVPPPAAHVRIAPKPIATPPRPKQSPPPPQQPPPPPQQPPPPAATPQPAPPVAAPQPGSGPAGAGGSDIGTGPGAGTGGGGPGMGGGGGRPAEPSPAPPMPPGFVTLAP, from the coding sequence ATGTCTACCGGCATCGCCAGGTTCGCCGGCATCACCGGCCACGCCGGAGTCCTGGGCACCGCCCTCACAGTGCTGACGTGCGCTGCGATCCTGCGCGGCGGCGTAGCAGTGGCCGATCCAGACGAAGACGCGCACTTTCTGGCCCTGCTCGACAGGGAAGGCATCCCTGCGCTGAGGGGCGTGCCGAGCCTCATTCACGGCGCCCATGAAACCTGCAGCAAGCTCGACGCCGGCATGTCCGCCCCGGGATTGGTGGACGCGATGGTCAACGGCGCCTACAGCGTCGACCCGCCCGAGCGCCAATACGACCCCGGCCGACTCGCACGCACCGAGGCCCGATTCATCACCGCCGCGGTCGAGGCGTACTGCCCCTACGACCGAGACAAGATCGCGTCCCTCGTAACCGGCGGCCCGGCGGGGTGGAACGAGAACGGCACGCCGTCACGTTCACGTCGAGTGGTGCTCGCCTCGCTGGCCGTCCCCGTTCCCGCCGGCGAGGCCCCCCAGCCGGACCCGCCGGAGCTTCCTGTGCCACCGCCCGCGGCGCACGTCCGGATAGCGCCCAAGCCGATCGCGACGCCGCCGCGGCCGAAACAGTCGCCCCCGCCGCCGCAACAGCCGCCGCCTCCGCCGCAACAGCCTCCGCCTCCCGCCGCCACGCCGCAGCCGGCGCCGCCCGTCGCCGCGCCGCAGCCGGGCAGTGGTCCCGCCGGCGCCGGCGGCAGTGACATCGGGACCGGCCCGGGCGCCGGCACCGGTGGCGGCGGCCCCGGCATGGGTGGTGGCGGCGGCCGTCCCGCGGAGCCGTCGCCGGCGCCGCCGATGCCTCCCGGATTTGTCACGCTGGCACCGTGA